A genomic stretch from Candidatus Nitrososphaera gargensis Ga9.2 includes:
- a CDS encoding glutamate--tRNA ligase has translation MQVDANTEKFIKVIALKNSIEHEGKAQADAVIAKFVGSRPELRSQIKALIPEIKAVVQKINAMPLAAQKLLLEELAPGETAAAKKQAGEQQLQLPPLEGAVQGQVVTRFPPEPNGYPHIGHAKAAIIDEEYARMYGGKLILRFDDTNPLKEKLEYYDAIAEGLEWLGVKPDIVKNTSDDIDLLHSYGRKLIELDGAYVCTCSQDTIHDLRAKGIPCECRRDLATALERAEKMFGGSYDQNEAIVRFKGDMADQNTAMRDPTLFRIIEGDHPKLGSRVRVWPTYDFAAPIEDSIDGVTHAMRTKEYELRNALYFAILERLKLRKPYLIEFSRLEFEGMPVSKRKIRPLIDNGTIKSWDDPRLPTLAAFRKRGFMPEAIRKFVLSLGFTLAETKPPFETLEAFNRKIIDPISPRLFFVKNPIEVHVEGAQETEVVLKNHPTDASLGTRKVRVRDRLYIAGDDAVGLKTGDEIRLIELYNIKITGVSSKNGGRAITAKVGGDEIRQLMPKIQWIAKNDIVEYKVMIPKALYIGEEYNMNSLEIARGFAESFVSGLKPDTRVQFVRFGFCRIDDNQTAIMTHR, from the coding sequence GTGCAGGTTGATGCGAACACCGAGAAGTTCATCAAAGTTATCGCGCTAAAGAACTCTATCGAGCATGAGGGCAAGGCGCAGGCTGACGCGGTAATCGCCAAGTTCGTCGGCTCAAGGCCAGAGCTTCGGAGTCAGATAAAGGCGCTGATTCCGGAGATCAAGGCGGTGGTGCAAAAAATAAACGCGATGCCGCTGGCGGCCCAAAAGTTGCTGCTAGAAGAGCTTGCGCCGGGAGAAACAGCAGCCGCCAAAAAGCAGGCAGGAGAGCAGCAGCTGCAATTGCCTCCGCTTGAAGGGGCAGTGCAGGGTCAGGTCGTCACACGGTTTCCGCCGGAGCCAAACGGCTACCCTCACATAGGGCATGCAAAGGCGGCAATAATTGACGAAGAGTACGCCCGCATGTATGGAGGCAAGCTGATCCTTCGCTTTGACGACACAAACCCGCTCAAGGAAAAGCTGGAATATTATGACGCCATAGCCGAGGGGCTTGAGTGGCTCGGAGTCAAGCCAGACATTGTCAAGAACACTTCCGACGATATTGACCTCTTACACAGCTACGGTAGGAAACTGATCGAGCTTGACGGCGCGTATGTGTGCACCTGCAGTCAGGACACCATACACGACCTGCGTGCAAAGGGAATTCCATGTGAGTGCAGGCGAGACCTTGCAACCGCGCTTGAAAGAGCGGAGAAAATGTTTGGCGGCTCGTACGACCAGAATGAAGCCATAGTGCGCTTCAAGGGAGACATGGCCGACCAGAATACTGCAATGCGCGACCCAACATTGTTTAGAATAATAGAAGGCGACCATCCAAAGTTGGGCAGCAGGGTGCGCGTCTGGCCGACATACGATTTTGCAGCACCTATAGAGGACAGCATTGATGGGGTGACGCATGCCATGAGGACAAAAGAGTACGAGCTACGCAACGCGTTATACTTTGCAATACTTGAAAGGCTAAAGCTAAGGAAGCCATACCTTATCGAGTTTTCAAGGCTCGAGTTTGAAGGGATGCCAGTTTCAAAGCGAAAGATAAGGCCGCTAATAGACAACGGCACGATAAAGAGCTGGGACGATCCGCGGCTCCCGACGCTTGCCGCCTTTCGCAAAAGGGGATTCATGCCAGAGGCAATACGCAAGTTTGTGCTATCTCTGGGCTTTACACTTGCAGAAACCAAGCCGCCTTTTGAAACGCTCGAAGCGTTCAACAGGAAGATAATTGACCCAATATCTCCAAGGCTGTTTTTCGTGAAAAACCCGATCGAAGTGCATGTGGAGGGCGCCCAAGAGACAGAAGTGGTACTCAAGAACCACCCGACTGACGCCAGTCTCGGGACAAGGAAGGTAAGGGTCAGGGACAGGCTCTACATTGCCGGCGACGACGCAGTCGGTCTCAAGACAGGCGACGAGATCCGGCTCATCGAGCTGTACAACATCAAGATAACCGGCGTCAGCTCGAAGAATGGCGGACGGGCTATAACAGCCAAGGTTGGAGGCGACGAGATTCGCCAGTTGATGCCTAAGATACAGTGGATTGCAAAGAATGATATAGTTGAGTACAAGGTAATGATTCCCAAGGCACTCTATATAGGTGAAGAGTACAACATGAACAGCCTCGAAATTGCGCGGGGTTTTGCAGAATCTTTCGTGTCCGGCCTAAAGCCGGATACACGAGTCCAGTTCGTGAGATTTGGGTTCTGCAGGATCGACGACAATCAAACCGCAATAATGACGCACAGGTAA
- the fni gene encoding type 2 isopentenyl-diphosphate Delta-isomerase, with translation MPDASDVPSDIEIIKQRKKDGIDIPLQKDVQAKTTSTYLEYVRLVHNALPELDYDDIDTSTTFLGKKFSAPIIIDSMTGGTDEATVINGRLGELAEKYGFGMGLGSQRAGLKSEELAATYSIARKNAPNAFLIANIGGAQLAKGLTIDEARKIVKMIKANALVVHLNPLQELVQPEGEPRYKGVLGKISDLAKTIDVPVIVKEVGAGISREVAIKLEMAGVAAINVAGAGGTSWAGIEKMRAEAMKDDLKRHLGEMFWDWGIPTAASLIETRRAVKLPLIASGGLRNGLEVAKCVALGASMAAMAYPFLRAASQSRESLFAFADTILAELRSTMFLVGARNINALASSRYILTGALAQEVSSRT, from the coding sequence TTGCCAGACGCCTCTGATGTGCCTTCAGACATTGAAATTATCAAGCAGCGCAAAAAGGACGGAATAGACATACCGCTCCAGAAAGATGTGCAAGCCAAGACCACCTCGACTTACCTAGAATACGTCAGACTGGTGCACAACGCGTTGCCCGAGCTTGACTATGACGACATCGACACTTCGACAACGTTCCTTGGCAAAAAGTTCTCTGCGCCAATCATTATCGATTCCATGACTGGCGGGACTGACGAAGCCACGGTCATCAACGGCAGGCTGGGCGAGCTTGCGGAAAAATATGGCTTTGGCATGGGGCTTGGAAGCCAGAGGGCCGGCCTCAAGAGCGAAGAGCTTGCTGCCACCTATTCGATAGCAAGAAAGAACGCACCAAATGCATTTCTGATAGCAAACATTGGCGGCGCGCAGCTGGCCAAGGGGCTCACGATAGATGAAGCCAGGAAGATTGTGAAGATGATAAAGGCAAACGCGCTGGTGGTGCACCTGAACCCGCTGCAAGAGCTGGTACAGCCGGAAGGCGAACCGCGCTACAAAGGCGTCCTTGGCAAGATTTCCGACCTTGCAAAGACGATAGATGTGCCGGTGATTGTCAAGGAGGTTGGAGCCGGCATTTCACGGGAAGTTGCGATAAAACTAGAGATGGCAGGCGTTGCCGCAATAAATGTTGCCGGAGCGGGCGGCACCAGCTGGGCCGGCATTGAGAAGATGAGGGCGGAAGCAATGAAGGATGACCTCAAGCGCCATCTTGGCGAGATGTTCTGGGACTGGGGCATACCCACTGCAGCCAGCCTGATAGAGACGCGCAGGGCGGTCAAGCTGCCGCTCATTGCATCCGGTGGCCTGAGAAACGGGCTTGAAGTCGCAAAATGTGTCGCGCTTGGCGCAAGCATGGCGGCCATGGCATACCCGTTCCTCCGAGCTGCGTCGCAGTCGCGTGAAAGCCTGTTTGCATTTGCCGATACGATCCTTGCAGAGCTTAGAAGTACAATGTTTCTTGTTGGTGCCAGAAACATCAATGCACTTGCCAGCTCAAGATATATATTGACAGGAGCGTTAGCACAGGAGGTTAGTAGCCGTACATGA
- a CDS encoding fumarylacetoacetate hydrolase family protein, with amino-acid sequence MKVARIRDSKVKETYGIISDDGKSIVTKAEIQQQTGIPVPPNIKDFMFRGWLDEVRQHKNKLKYNHKVTDVELLVPIPNPPKIICLAFNYYDHARDAGLTPSDEPVIFMKPRTALNEPFKDVICPSFVTRLDYEAELAVIIGKETKKVTEEAALDYVFGYMIMHDVSARDIQFKDKQFTRGKGIDTFAPCGPWITTKDEVADPQNLQIITKVNDEMRQNSSSSNMVLPIRRIISALSRTMTLEPGDIISTGTPAGVAMSMKEPKYLKDGDVVEITIEKLGTIRNRIVFQ; translated from the coding sequence ATGAAGGTAGCAAGAATAAGGGACAGCAAGGTAAAGGAGACGTACGGCATTATTTCCGATGACGGCAAGTCCATTGTGACAAAGGCGGAAATACAGCAGCAGACAGGCATACCTGTACCGCCGAACATCAAGGATTTTATGTTCAGGGGATGGCTTGACGAAGTCAGGCAGCACAAGAACAAGCTGAAATACAACCACAAGGTGACCGATGTCGAGCTCTTGGTGCCGATACCAAACCCGCCAAAAATAATCTGCCTTGCATTCAACTATTATGATCATGCCCGCGACGCGGGGCTCACGCCATCGGACGAGCCGGTGATATTCATGAAGCCCCGGACTGCACTTAACGAGCCCTTCAAAGACGTCATATGCCCGTCGTTTGTGACACGCCTTGACTATGAAGCCGAGCTTGCAGTCATAATTGGCAAAGAAACAAAAAAAGTCACAGAGGAAGCTGCACTTGATTATGTCTTTGGCTACATGATCATGCATGATGTTTCTGCCCGGGACATCCAGTTTAAGGACAAGCAGTTCACGCGCGGCAAAGGCATCGATACATTCGCGCCCTGTGGCCCTTGGATAACCACCAAGGACGAGGTGGCGGACCCGCAGAACCTTCAGATAATTACCAAGGTAAACGACGAGATGCGGCAGAACTCGTCCAGCTCGAATATGGTTCTCCCGATAAGGAGGATAATTTCTGCTCTGAGCCGGACCATGACGCTAGAGCCGGGGGACATCATCTCGACAGGCACGCCTGCAGGTGTAGCGATGTCGATGAAAGAGCCCAAATACCTCAAGGACGGCGACGTGGTCGAAATCACGATAGAAAAGCTGGGCACGATCAGAAACCGTATAGTGTTCCAGTAA
- a CDS encoding polyprenyl synthetase family protein, protein MKASSIKSELESYASTVNEFLLRSLEGKPKELYQASSHLIRTGGKRLRPFMVIKSCEMLGGTVKRALPAAAAVELVHNFTLVHDDIMDNDEMRHGTETVHRYYGLPLAILAGDILFSKSFQLITFNGKKVGIPESDITNMVAQLSRACTEICEGQATDIGFASSTKFPGVQQYIDMIEKKTAALFEVSCALGALSAPSHITRDIENLSSFGRNIGIAFQLVDDLIGVVGDPKLTGKAAGNDIREGKKTYPILLALNSTKGEKRDKILKVFGAKDKASSSDIKEAVRIISDVGIDQDVRNEARKYMNDAIKAIEGYGDSDAKRSLQFSADFVVGRSL, encoded by the coding sequence ATGAAGGCAAGCAGCATCAAAAGCGAGCTGGAATCTTATGCTTCTACCGTAAACGAATTCCTCCTCCGCTCACTTGAGGGCAAGCCAAAGGAGCTCTATCAGGCATCATCGCACCTGATACGCACAGGCGGCAAGCGTCTCCGGCCGTTCATGGTGATCAAGAGCTGCGAAATGCTTGGAGGCACGGTGAAGAGGGCGCTACCGGCAGCAGCCGCAGTAGAGCTCGTACACAATTTCACTCTGGTACACGACGACATTATGGACAACGACGAGATGCGGCACGGCACTGAAACCGTACACCGCTATTACGGCCTGCCGCTTGCGATACTTGCCGGCGACATTCTGTTTTCAAAGTCATTCCAGCTTATCACGTTTAACGGCAAAAAGGTTGGAATCCCTGAAAGCGACATCACCAACATGGTGGCTCAGCTTTCCCGGGCGTGCACTGAAATCTGCGAGGGTCAGGCTACCGACATTGGATTTGCATCGAGCACCAAGTTTCCTGGCGTGCAGCAGTACATTGACATGATTGAGAAAAAGACTGCAGCGCTCTTTGAAGTGTCGTGCGCGCTAGGCGCACTGTCAGCCCCAAGCCACATCACCCGTGACATCGAGAACCTATCGTCATTTGGCCGCAACATCGGGATCGCGTTTCAGCTGGTTGATGACCTGATAGGCGTAGTGGGCGATCCCAAACTGACGGGCAAGGCAGCCGGCAACGATATCAGGGAGGGAAAAAAGACATATCCCATCCTACTTGCGCTGAACAGCACCAAAGGTGAAAAGCGGGACAAGATCCTGAAAGTGTTTGGAGCAAAGGACAAGGCGTCAAGCTCTGATATCAAGGAGGCAGTCAGGATCATTTCCGATGTTGGGATAGACCAAGACGTAAGAAACGAGGCAAGGAAGTACATGAACGACGCGATAAAGGCAATAGAAGGCTATGGCGACTCTGACGCCAAAAGATCGCTCCAGTTTTCGGCAGATTTTGTAGTTGGCAGGAGTCTGTAG